The Sesamum indicum cultivar Zhongzhi No. 13 linkage group LG2, S_indicum_v1.0, whole genome shotgun sequence genome contains a region encoding:
- the LOC105178397 gene encoding protein PLASTID MOVEMENT IMPAIRED 1-like: MAADHTGTRKSNTQILQELEALSESLYQSHASSTTRRTASLVLPRTAIPPNSEGYIAEKDGQLALNPKPRSRRMSLSPWKSRPKLDAEENDQLQRNRTSARKEGKNDKWWDDEPSSEKKGIWNWKPFRALSHIGMQKLSCLFSIEVVTVEGLPASMNGLRLSVCVRKKESREGSVQTMPSRVSEGAADFEETLFIRCHVYFTPGSGTHMKFEPRPFLIYVLAVDAEQLDFGRKAVDLSSLIQESIQKSFEGTRIRQWDVSFDLSGKAKGGELVLKLGFQIMEKDGGIGIYSQAEGQNSAKSGNYSPSVARRQSKSSFSVPSPRMSSQAEAWIPAQKGAAASDDILQGMDELNLDEPAPRKPEETETKMDDNDLPDFEIVDKGVEIQGKNREEEEQSEENSDKRSVSSHEVVKEVVQDQSHLRRLSELESIAQQIKALESMMADEKAGKTDELETASQTLDADEDKVTREFLQMLEDSEDDKLIKHSNDQVDKLKLKNDEDVEEVFLPDLGKGLGCVIQTRNGGYLAAMNPLGTVIARKDTPKLAMQMSKPLVMQPNKTGFELFQNMAAIGLEELTSEMSSLMPMDELMGKTAEQIAFEGIASAIIQGRNKEGATSSAARTIASVKSMAMAMNSGRKERVSTGIWNVSEDPLTVDEILAFSMQKIENMAVDGLKVQADIADDNAPFDVSPLNTKTTNLLASAVPIEDWIKANTITKTSGLDSEAITLSMVIQLRDPMRQYEAVGAPMIALIHATAVDENADSYNDEKRYKVTSLQVGGVTVRTSAGPQHVWDGEKQKLTALQWLVAYGIGKQAKKGKRLVSKGPDLLWSFSSRVMADMWLKPIRNPDVKFTK; encoded by the coding sequence ATGGCAGCTGATCATACAGGTACAAGAAAATCCAACACTCAGATTCTGCAAGAACTTGAGGCCCTCAGCGAGTCGTTGTACCAATCCCATGCGTCATCCACGACCCGAAGAACAGCCTCCCTTGTTCTCCCAAGAACAGCAATTCCTCCAAACTCCGAGGGATACATTGCTGAGAAAGATGGTCAGCTGGCTCTCAATCCAAAACCGAGATCAAGACGAATGTCGTTATCTCCATGGAAATCCAGGCCGAAGCTGGACGCCGAAGAAAACGATCAGCTCCAACGAAATAGAACATCTGCCCGGAAAGAGGGCAAGAATGACAAGTGGTGGGACGACGAGCCGTCTTCAGAAAAAAAAGGGATTTGGAACTGGAAGCCATTCCGGGCCCTGTCTCATATCGGCATGCAGAAGCTGAGCTGCTTGTTCTCCATTGAAGTTGTCACGGTTGAAGGCCTTCCAGCGTCTATGAATGGCCTGCGCCTGTCGGTTTGCGttagaaagaaagagagcAGAGAGGGATCCGTGCAGACAATGCCGTCTAGAGTTTCAGAAGGTGCAGCTGATTTTGAGGAGACTCTGTTCATAAGATGCCATGTTTACTTCACCCCTGGCAGTGGAACACACATGAAATTCGAGCCCCGTCCGTTTTTAATATACGTGCTTGCCGTCGATGCTGAACAGCTGGATTTCGGGCGGAAGGCCGTGGATTTAAGTAGTTTGATTCAAGAGTCTATACAGAAGAGCTTTGAGGGTACAAGAATCAGACAATGGGATGTATCGTTCGATCTTTCCGGTAAAGCTAAAGGAGGGGAACTTGTTCTGAAGTTGGGCTTTCAGATTATGGAGAAAGATGGAGGAATTGGGATTTATAGTCAGGCAGAGGGGCAGAATTCGGCGAAATCAGGAAACTATTCGCCTTCGGTTGCCCGAAGACAATCAAAATCTTCATTCAGCGTTCCTAGTCCAAGAATGTCGAGTCAAGCAGAAGCCTGGATTCCTGCACAGAAAGGAGCAGCAGCATCAGATGATATTCTTCAAGGAATGGATGAATTGAATCTTGATGAACCAGCCCCACGAAAGCCTGAGGAAACGGAGACGAAGATGGACGACAACGATCTCCCTGACTTTGAAATAGTGGACAAGGGAGTCGAAATCCAAGGCAAAAACAGAGAGGAAGAAGAGCAATCAGAAGAGAATTCAGATAAAAGATCGGTTTCAAGTCATGAGGTTGTGAAGGAAGTTGTGCAAGATCAGTCCCACCTCAGACGGCTGTCGGAGCTCGAGTCGATCGCTCAGCAGATAAAAGCACTTGAATCAATGATGGCCGACGAAAAAGCTGGCAAAACAGATGAACTAGAAACTGCATCACAGACGTTGGACGCCGACGAAGATAAAGTAACGAGAGAGTTTCTTCAAATGCTTGAGGATTCAGAGGACGACAAGTTGATCAAGCATAGCAACGATCAAGTAGATAAACTGAAGttgaaaaatgatgaagatgTGGAAGAGGTTTTTCTACCTGATCTTGGGAAGGGATTAGGCTGTGTCATTCAAACCAGAAACGGGGGCTACTTGGCAGCGATGAACCCATTGGGAACTGTCATTGCGAGAAAGGACACGCCAAAACTCGCGATGCAGATGTCGAAGCCGTTGGTTATGCAACCAAACAAGACTGGATTTGAGCTGTTCCAGAACATGGCAGCAATTGGTCTTGAAGAATTAACCTCAGAGATGTCATCATTGATGCCTATGGATGAACTGATGGGCAAAACAGCAGAGCAAATTGCTTTTGAAGGCATTGCCTCGGCAATAATCCAGGGACGGAACAAAGAAGGCGCCACCTCAAGCGCTGCCCGCACGATTGCTTCTGTCAAATCCATGGCAATGGCAATGAACAGTGGCAGGAAGGAACGAGTATCGACCGGAATATGGAATGTGAGCGAAGATCCTCTGACGGTTGATGAAATTCTTGCGTTCTCAATGCAGAAGATCGAGAACATGGCAGTGGATGGCCTAAAAGTCCAAGCTGATATAGCTGATGACAACGCCCCGTTCGACGTTTCACCACTCaatacaaaaacaacaaacttATTGGCTTCTGCAGTTCCAATTGAGGATTGGATCAAGGCAAACACTATAACGAAAACCTCTGGTTTGGATTCGGAAGCAATAACATTGTCTATGGTTATTCAATTACGGGATCCAATGAGGCAGTATGAGGCCGTGGGGGCACCAATGATAGCTCTGATTCATGCAACGGCAGTCGATGAGAACGCTGACAGTTACAACGACGAGAAGAGGTACAAAGTGACAAGTCTGCAAGTAGGCGGCGTAACAGTGAGAACATCTGCAGGGCCACAACACGTATGGGATGGAGAGAAGCAAAAGCTAACTGCACTGCAATGGCTGGTGGCATATGGGATCGGAAAGCAGGCGAAGAAAGGAAAACGTCTCGTTTCAAAGGGACCGGATCTCCTCTGGAGCTTCTCGTCGAGGGTGATGGCCGATATGTGGCTCAAACCAATAAGAAACCCTGATGTCAAGTTCACCAAGTGA
- the LOC105178386 gene encoding cysteine protease XCP2, with protein MALSSLAKLSFLAAFVLFSVATASARDFSIVGYSPDDLTCIDKLINLFESWIDRHGKKYKSLEDKLHRFEIFKDNLKHIDERNKVVSNYWLGLNEFADMSHEEFKKMYLGLKADQLPNRNQSPQEFKYRDFENLPKSVDWRKKGAVTRVKNQGSCGSCWAFSTVAAVEGIHQIVTGNLTELSEQELIDCDTTYNNGCNGGLMDYAFAFIVSNGGLHKEDDYPYLMEEGTCEENRDESEVVTISGYHDVPANDEQSLLKALANQPLSVAIEASGRDFQFYSGGVFDGHCGTELDHGVAAVGYGSSKGLEYIIVKNSWGPTWGEKGYIRMKRNTGKPAGMCGINKMASFPTKTK; from the exons ATGGCTCTCTCTTCACTTGCCAAGCTATCTTTTCTTGCAGCGTTCGTGCTATTCTCTGTGGCAACAGCATCAGCACGCGATTTCTCCATCGTGGGGTACTCGCCCGACGATTTAACGTGCATCGACAAGCTCATCAATCTCTTCGAGTCGTGGATTGACAGACATGGCAAGAAGTACAAGAGCCTTGAGGACAAGCTGCACAGGTTTGAGatttttaaggataatttgaagCACATTGATGAGAGGAATAAGGTTGTCAGTAACTACTGGCTTGGGTTGAACGAATTTGCTGACATGAGTCATGAAGAGTTCAAGAAAATGTATTTGGGGCTCAAGGCTGATCAACTTCCCAACAGAAATCAGTCTCCCCAAGAATTTAAGTACAGGGATTTTGAGAATTTGCCCAAGTCTGTGGATTGGAGGAAAAAGGGAGCCGTTACTCGGGTCAAGAACCAAGGTTCTTGTG GCAGTTGTTGGGCATTTTCTACAGTGGCCGCAGTGGAAGGCATACACCAGATCGTGACGGGGAACTTAACTGAACTATCCGAGCAAGAGCTGATTGATTGCGATACGACTTACAACAACGGCTGCAATGGCGGGCTCATGGATTATGCGTTTGCTTTCATCGTTTCTAACGGTGGGCTTCATAAGGAAGACGACTATCCCTACCTAATGGAGGAAGGCACCTGCGAGGAAAACAGG GATGAGTCCGAAGTAGTCACGATCAGCGGTTACCACGATGTACCAGCAAACGACGAGCAAAGTCTCTTGAAAGCACTGGCGAATCAGCCGTTAAGTGTTGCCATTGAAGCTTCTGGTAGAGATTTCCAGTTCTACAGCGGG GGTGTATTTGACGGGCACTGTGGAACGGAGCTTGATCATGGAGTGGCAGCCGTGGGATACGGGTCGAGCAAAGGACTGGAGTACATCATCGTGAAGAACTCGTGGGGGCCGACATGGGGAGAGAAAGGGTACATCAGGATGAAGAGAAACACTGGGAAGCCTGCTGGAATGTGCGGCATTAACAAGATGGCCTCCTTTCCGACCAAAACCAAGTGA
- the LOC105178997 gene encoding probable inorganic phosphate transporter 1-9: MALKVLSALDSAKTQYYHFKAIVVAGMGLFTDAYDLFCIAPIMKLLGRIYYNNRPGYEIPAAVTSAMLGTALLGTVIGQLVFGHLGDRIGRRRVYGLSLMLMVISSLWCGFSMCTSRTCVLLSLGFFRFMLGVGIGGDYPLSATIMSEFANRRKRGAFIAAVFSMQGFGILVSSTVTMLVCSVFDKATKASPLETPEVADLAWRLILMAGAVPAGLTYYWRMMMPETARYTALVERNVEQAAKDMQKVLSVSLSQIAELQEEEQEEVSQNNIPPSSNNYPLLSKEFLRRHGRDLFACATAWFLVDIVFYSSNLFQSQIYHRYLPNQKKLNAFQEAFHVAKLQAIIAICSTIPGYYATVYFIDRIGRVKIQMMGFLFMGLGLLAIGIPYNVYWRDNTNIGFMILYSLTFFSSNFGPNTTTFIVPAELFPARFRSTCHGVSGASGKIGAIIGSVGFLWALRSEREDGYGKGIGMTASLVMLGGVCVVGIVVTHLFTFETMGRSLEENEKEDEMSGVCFLRCIRVPCNRRQSSGNINV; this comes from the exons ATGGCGCTGAAAGTCCTTTCAGCTCTGGACTCGGCCAAAACTCAGTATTACCACTTCAAGGCCATCGTCGTCGCCGGAATGGGCCTCTTCACCGACGCCTACGACCTCTTCTGCATCGCTCCCATCATGAAACTCCTCGGCCGCATCTACTACAACAACCGCCCTGGCTACGAAATCCCTGCCGCAGTCACCTCCGCCATGCTGGGCACCGCCCTCCTAGGCACCGTCATCGGACAGCTCGTCTTCGGCCACCTCGGAGACCGCATCGGCCGCCGCCGCGTGTACGGTCTCTCCCTCATGTTGATGGTGATCAGCTCCTTATGGTGCGGCTTCTCTATGTGCACGTCCAGGACCTGCGTCCTGCTCTCCCTAGGGTTCTTCAGGTTCATGCTCGGGGTGGGGATCGGCGGGGACTACCCCCTCTCCGCCACCATCATGTCGGAGTTCGCCAACCGGAGGAAGCGCGGAGCTTTTATAGCGGCGGTGTTCTCTATGCAGGGATTCGGGATTCTTGTGAGTTCCACTGTGACGATGCTGGTGTGCTCCGTGTTTGACAAAGCCACGAAGGCTTCACCGCTTGAGACGCCGGAGGTGGCGGACTTGGCGTGGCGACTGATACTGATGGCCGGGGCAGTGCCGGCGGGGCTGACGTATTACTGGCGGATGATGATGCCGGAGACAGCCAG GTACACAGCATTGGTGGAGAGAAACGTGGAGCAGGCAGCCAAAGACATGCAAAAAGTGCTATCAGTTTCACTTAGTCAAATTGCTGAATTGCAAGaggaagaacaagaagaagtATCTCAAAACAACATCCCACCCTCGTCTAACAATTACCCCCTTCTCTCCAAAGAGTTCCTCAGACGCCACGGCCGCGACCTCTTTGCCTGCGCCACCGCCTGGTTCTTGGTCGACATTGTTTTCTACAGCAGCAACCTGTTCCAGTCCCAGATATACCACCGGTACCTCCCGAACCAGAAAAAGCTAAACGCCTTCCAAGAAGCTTTTCACGTTGCAAAGCTCCAAGCCATCATCGCCATCTGCTCTACAATTCCAGGCTACTACGCCACCGTCTACTTCATTGACCGCATCGGGAGAGTGAAGATCCAAATGATGGGGTTTCTCTTCATGGGCTTAGGCCTCTTGGCAATAGGAATCCCCTACAATGTGTACTGGCGCGACAACACCAACATAGGATTCATGATCCTATATAGTCTAACgtttttttcctccaatttCGGTCCCAACACGACCACTTTCATCGTCCCTGCCGAGCTTTTCCCAGCACGTTTTCGATCAACGTGCCATGGGGTGTCGGGGGCTTCAGGGAAAATCGGGGCAATCATCGGCTCTGTCGGGTTTCTGTGGGCGTTGCGTAGTGAGAGAGAGGATGGATACGGCAAAGGTATTGGAATGACGGCGTCGTTGGTGATGCTGGGTGGGGTTTGTGTTGTGGGAATTGTGGTCACACATTTGTTCACGTTTGAGACGATGGGGAGATCACTGGAGGAGAATGAGAAGGAGGATGAAATGAGTGGGGTGTGTTTCTTGAGGTGCATTAGGGTTCCATGTAATCGAAGGCAATCGTCTGGAAATATCAATGTGTAA